One segment of Solanum stenotomum isolate F172 chromosome 1, ASM1918654v1, whole genome shotgun sequence DNA contains the following:
- the LOC125855363 gene encoding uncharacterized protein LOC125855363, which produces MKARLVSINQNIVEIGNYDLLPIDLCKHLFLMCSIFPNHYNIPVETLTRYCMGLALIPNIESLKEARDNIHQTVEELKDACLLLDGSHLPSIVITKAKVVSAGAIFQPISNGKYIMDKSWILIGNRVLPQYLNGVEQFLNFTFSNLEVGLRIQRPCIKCNNVLWKTRDEVRIDLCRLGMNQTYKKWIHHGELDLSSDDETNISEDSNLENDDAPIYEMLHDIYHGVPNTSYDFNETTESPHEEPNKEAKRLYKLMKDAENRLYPSCEKYSKLSFIVRLFQMKCMHGWSNTSFDSLLKLLSDALPKENVLPDSIYEVQKIIKDLGLDYVKIDACVNNCILYRKEYADLEQCPKCDEKRWTMRKGKDVNSEVASGNLNNKKKAISRKILRYFPIIPRLQRLFMTKGTAKEMRWHKDERVDDGVLRHPADSLAWKSFDEKYPNFASDPRNVRLGLASDGFNHFGSMSNSYSMWPVILIPYNLPLWLCMKQSNLLLSLLIPGPKGLAMDIDVYLQPLIDDLKILWGDGIETYDAFMKQKFQLHASLLWTINDFPAYGILSGWSTKGKLACPVCHMHTCSAYLKHGRKQCYMGHRRFLEMNHPYCRNKSFFDNTKEERIAPHALSGEDRIVPLIIKEILPKDAHDPLIELSLFFNDLCSKELSVEKLE; this is translated from the exons ATGAAGGCAAGGCTCGTGTCTATCAATCAGAACATTGTGGAAATAGGCAACTACGATTTATTGCCAATCGACTTGTGCAAGCATTTGTTCTTGATGTGCTCCATCTTTCCTAACCATTATAACATCCCCGTGGAAACCTTGACTAGATACTGCATGGGATTGGCCTTAATCCCAAACATCGAGAGTTTGAAAGAAGCAAGAGACAATATTCATCAAACAGTGGAAGAACTCAAAGATGCTTGTTTGCTCTTAGATG GGTCTCATCTTCCATCTATTGTCATAACTAAAGCTAAGGTTGTAAGTGCTGGAGCAATATTTCAACCTATTTCCAATG GTAAGTATATAATGGATAAAAGTTGGATACTTATTGGAAATAGAGTGTTACCGCAATATTTAAATGGTGTGGagcaatttttgaattttacattttctaatCTTGAGGTTGGTCTAAGAATTCAACGTCCGTGcataaaatgcaataatgttCTTTGGAAAACACGCGATGAAGTGAGAATAGATTTATGTAGGTTGGGAATGAATCAAACTTATAAAAAGTGGATTCATCATGGTGAACTAGATCTATCTTCAGATGATGAAACAAATATTAGTGAAGattcaaatttagaaaatgaTGATGCTCCAATTTATGAAATGTTGCATGATATATATCATGGTGTTCCCAATACTAGTTATGACTTTAATGAGACAACTGAGTCACCGCACGAAGAGCCTAATAAAGAAGCTAAGAGATTATATAAGTTAATGAAGGATGCAGAAAATCGATTGTATCCAAGTTGTGAGAAGTACTCCAAACTCTCTTTTATAGTGCGTCTTTTTCAAATGAAGTGTATGCATGGATGGAGTAATACTTCATTTGACTCTTTGTTGAAATTACTTAGTGATGCTTTACCTAAAGAAAATGTGCTCCCAGATTCTATTTATGAAGTTCAAAAGATAATAAAAGATTTGGGTTTAGATTATGTGAAGATAGATGCATGCGTTAATAATTGTAtcttatatagaaaggaatatGCGGATCTTGAACAATGTCCTAAATGTGATGAAAAAAGATGGACAatgagaaaaggaaaagatgTCAATAGTGAGGTTGCTTCAGGTAATTTgaataacaaaaagaaagcaaTTTCTAGAAAGATTCTTAGatattttcctattatacctAGATTACAACGATTGTTTATGACAAAAGGAACCGCAAAAGAAATGAGGTGGCATAAGGATGAACGAGTTGATGATGGAGTGTTACGACATCCTGCTGACTCATTGGCATGGAAAAGTTTTGATGAAAAATATCCAAATTTTGCTTCAGATCCTCGTAATGTAAGACTTGGACTTGCTTCAGATGGTTTTAATCATTTTGGTTCAATGAGTAATTCATATAGCATGTGGCCAGTTATCTTGATTCCATATAATCTTCCCCTATGGCTATGCATGAAACAATCTAATCTTTTGTTGTCTTTACTTATTCCTGGACCAAAAGGTCTTGCTATGGATATTGATGTGTATCTCCAACCTTTGATTGATGATTTGAAAATCTTATGGGGGGATGGAATTGAGACTTATGATGCTTTTATGaaacaaaaatttcaattaCATGCTTCTTTGTTGTGGACGATCAATGATTTTCCTGCTTATGGTATTTTATCTGGTTGGAGCACTAAAGGTAAATTAGCTTGTCCAGTTTGTCATATGCATACTTGTTCTGCTTACTTGAAACATGGTCGAAAGCAATGCTATATGGGTCATCGTAGGTTCTTGGAGATGAATCATCCTTATTGTCGGAATAAAAGTTTTTTCGATAACACAAAGGAAGAAAGAATTGCACCACATGCTTTGAGTGGTGAAGAT CGTATTGTACCACTTATCATTAAAGAAATTTTACCAAAAGATGCACATGACCCATTAATTGAATTGTCATTGTTCTTTAATGATTTGTGTTCTAAAGAGTTATCTGTGGAGAAGCTAGAATAG